Within Bos indicus x Bos taurus breed Angus x Brahman F1 hybrid chromosome 2, Bos_hybrid_MaternalHap_v2.0, whole genome shotgun sequence, the genomic segment TCCTCCTTCTCGGGGCGTTGCTCCCCCCTTTAGTGTCTGAGGAAAGCACGGGAGAGCAGCGCACCCTGCTGCAATCGTTCTGGGGCTAACCTTGCCCGCTTTAGTTCTGTGCCTTCGTTAGGTCGAAAAATTGAGTTTTCCACGTAGAAGATAGTTTCTGGCGTGGGAAACCCTAAGGGCGACCTGAGCTTCAAGCGAGGCTTGAGTGGTAGTCTCCTGTCATGTTCCCAGCCAAGGTCCTGGTACCTTCCCGTATGACCTTGAACCCGACACCTGTCTCTTTGAAAGtcgtttttggtttgtttttcttttactttgtgtgtgtggggaggcGGGACGTGTTGGAGAAGAAAAGCCTTGTTGGAAGCCCAGGCGCCCCGGGGAGGCCCCTGGTCGCGCCGATCAGGAAGCATCCTTGCTGCAGGTGTGGATGTCGGGAGATGCTCCAGGGTTTCCTTCCAGGAGCTGGAAACTGGAGAAAGCGCGGATTCCCCTTCCGTCAGCGTGTGACCTTCTTCGTCTGCAGGACGAGTTCCCCTTCTGCGGTAGAAGAAAACCACGGGCTGCCTCTTACTAGGGGCATTCTCGAGGGACGAGAACCCTTTCAAAAGTGGTGGCGTCTTTTAGTTGCAGAAGATAAAAAGCCTTAGCGCCTTTGTTTCAAATGTAGAACCAGTTGTATACAGGCCTCTCACCCCACAGAGGGACTTTAACTGAAGGATCTTAAGTGTTTTCTCTCCCTAGATGGAAAAAACATTTCTTTCGGTGTTGATTACATCACCTAATGAGATCCCAAAGGAAAAACCCTTAGGAAAATAGATTCGGAGAGAATTAGAACGATTTTGTTGTACCTTGGAGTCTCTGCCCGTGTAATTAAATTGTGTGTAGGACCtgctatctttttctttttggttgcaaGCACTTGTGAGTTGGTTttgctctttagttttttttcccaaaggaaatTGTGTTTTCTATCCCTTCCTGTCTGATAGGGCTACCGCATTTTATGATTACAAAGTTTAGGGGTTACTGTCTTCCTTTTGGTGTTGAAACTTGTTTCCTGTGGATTGATAGCCTTATTTTAAAATTCGTTAACTCGTATTTTTCCAACTTTTCAgtgacttttctttaaaaataaaaatgaatcctgGGTTACTACGCTGTGATTTTCTTATACACCCATTATTTAAatgtgaaagtcagtcatgtccaattctttgcgaccccatggactatacagtccatggaattgtccaggccagaatactggagtgggtagcctttcccttcgccaggggatcttcccaacccaggaatcgaacccaggtctcccacattgcagacgtaTTCTTTTTAAGTATAGTTGCTTGAAAAGAGAACTGAAATAGGGTGATCAGTATAAAAGCCTTGAACTAGGTCCACACAATAAATGACAAAcaacctggcttttttttttttttttggtatttgggGAATTATAGAAATCTTTGTAACCACGATCAATTTGACCCAAGTTCTTTCTGTGACTTCCTGGGCTGTGTCTTTCGATTCCAGCATTCTAATACAGAAAATGAGAACATAAAGCTTGATTCATTATGTGCCCAAGTTGGGGACACTTTCTGTCACAGGATACTGGATGTGACTTGATTCTAGGTGGTTTGCGGGTGAGGGTTTTTTTTAAGAGTTACGTTTTACCTGTTTTTGTATGTGTACATTAAAGGATTTTGTCTCTTTAGTTATATCACAGAGACTCATGTAACCTAGTAGATTGTAAGTGACAAAACTGGAGTTAATGTCTTAACTCCAGAtgagaagtttattttcttttttgccaaaAGATACTACCAAAAATGTCATAGtctaatgagagagagagaggggaaaaaatgagattttGATCAAATTTGCTTAAGCAGAAAAgccagtaattaaaacagtacaaTGTTAAATCTTAGTAGGAAAGTTTAATCTACCTTGTAAGTAGCTAAGATTGGCTACAGGAGAATTTGGCTTTTTCTAGAAGTTGTCTTTTCAGTGTCCATCTTTGGTGATTTAAATCCATGATACTTTACAAACTCAGAAAGTCTTGTAAACAAAGATGTTGCTGTAGAATGAAATGTTGAGACCCATGTTATGTAGTAGTGGAAAGTTAATATGAAGGCTGAAATGTAGTGAATGGAGTGAAGAGAACAGCACATTTTGGGGAGATACTGTTCTAGCAATTTGCATCCCttgtttattattataaaatttcagtTCATAATGTCTTAAGGCTGTACTCCTTTTGAAGTGTCTCTTTCAGTGTTATTTCCAAATACAAGCTTTTACTGTGCTTCAGGTACATGTAAGTATAAGAAGGCTATCTCATTTCTTATTTAGAATGATGCACAGAAATTGATAAGAGGTTACCTCTGGGGACCTGAGTTGTTATATAGCATGGGATCAGTGGGACACTTTATTGTTCTGTATGTTCTTGTGTACTTTGTACCGTGTGCATGTGTTACTGGTTCAAATTAAATACTGAATTAAAGTTatgaatgaaattaaatactGAATGAAAGTAGCTGGATGAAAATTTCGCCAGTGCATTTGTTTCTCcttaatttgtgtgtgtatatatacacttaCATATACACCTAAGTATTAAGATTCTGttaaacatatgtatattttgtcAGCTAAGTTTTTCTAATTCAAATCAGAAACAGTAGTCTTTTATCTTGTATTAACTAGTGAATGGTTGTAGGGTTCTGTCTCCAGGCTTAAAATTGGTGGtaagtttgttcattttttctttatttattttagtggtttttttaatgtaaggCTATGCATCTTTAGTGGCTTTCATCATGCAGAGGATTTCCAGCAATGAATCTCTGATGTCAGTATCATCTAGTTTTTCAGTCAGCTCCTGTTTTTTCTCCCCCAGGGACAAAAGTGGCTCTAAATCCAGCACGTGCATACTGAGGCAAGTTAATGGATTTAATATGAAGCACAGAAGCAGATAATGCCAAACAGCAAGCAGTAATTGGTACACATTTGTGAGTAAAAATTATCTCTTTTGGGTCTGTTGTGTTAGTCTTTAAACCATCTGCATGCCAGATCCTTAAAATTCACACGTTTTGGTAAAGAATAAAAGGTGCAAGTTAGCAGTCATAATTAACCAATTGTCAGGGTGTAGCCCCTTAACCAGCCTCTAAGATCTCTCCAAAGCATGTCAGTGACGTGGAGTTTGAGATGTGTGATATGTCTCTGACATGGAGTTTAGGAAATGTCCCCACTGTGACTTAAATTTATACtccttgatttttttattgtctttaatttttatttaccttGACTTAAGTATAATATCTTTCACTGAAAACTTAGTGTAATTTAGTTTTCAAAGttatttgcttttaaagaaatcattacTTATACATCAAATATTAAGTTACTGCAAAtacatttttctgccttttacattatctttgtgatttcttcatttgtactcagtctaaaaaagaaaaggatcccCCCCTTCAGAATATAATACTTAAGAGGAATTTTGtgacaaaatgttttcttctaatcTGACTTCAcatttgtatatatgtttgtttaaCTTTTCTTGACCCTGTTTGCAAAATCATAGTATAGTGAGTATGCTTAAAATGGCCCTTGTGATTTTTGAGGTAAAGAACTCTTTTTATGAGAGATTTGAACATTGGTTTTGGTTGaaatccaaaaataattttaagtagatATTTACTTTGATTCGTAGTTTTCATATGAAATGAATTGttgaaatactgatttttattctttcttttttacagctgGAAAAGCAGTGTCCGTGTTGTTATGTACACCTCCAAAAAAGTTCAGATCTGTAGGGGAATTGTTGTGTAAAGTAAACAACTCCAGGGTAGCAgtattttaatagcttttataGACGTGTATTTACTgtattaaaaatgagtaaaagaacAAGCAATGACACATCACTAGGAAGGTCAGTGACATTTTATTCAGTTGAGCTGGTATTATAGGCTTGAGACATAGTGGCTTTAAAGCTGATTGCCCACAGGCTAATCATCTTTTACATCgtgatcaatattttttttatctcGGGCAACTTCCTTTCTGCTGCTTTTCCTTGGAGCATGGATGCTTCTCTAATTTAGAAGATTTTGCAGTGCATATGTTTTGCCTTTCCCTTTGAAGGCAtgtcatgtttttttaaatatacatgcaAATGTATTCAGTACAAATGATGAATAGTGTGAACCTTTCACACTATGGTCCCTCAAAATGAATGCATACATTAAGGCTTTATTAATGTATAttctttatttgattttcaaaatttcatcTCAGTCATCAGGTATACATTCAGTAAGAGacgttttaatttgtattttgtgAAACTCAGGGGGGTTGCTTCTTTTTTAGTAAATTGAGAATTAACATTATTTACCTTCTGAATCTGattttcatcattaaaaagttttattttttccatgcaTGATAGcagtttctaatttcatttttataaagtcCTAGCAGCTTCCCTTCAAATAATTCACTAGGAAATTTctatttgagttttattttcgGCGGTTTTTAGTTATAAGCAGCATGCCTATCTGTTTAtgcagtgaggaggaggagagtgtATCTGTGTGCATATTCATGTTGTAGttatacacaaattttaaaaatctgctccTAAGTAATAAACTCAAGGTGCAACTTCAACTAAGTGGGAAGGTATTATGTTGAGAAAAGCGTTTTCTTCAGTCTTGCATTTTTCCTTTGTATGTGTTCAGTACTCACAAACGAGAAGTCTTCTTGTGCTCTTTCTAAAGGTATTGTCTTCTAACTTCACTGCATAGAGAAGACGAGCATTTTAGCACTCACTCACCCCGTCTGTAAATTTTTTGCCCGCAGAGTGAGTGGGGCggcctttccttctcccactgcTGCTGAGATGGCGGAAATTAGTCGAATTCAGTATGAAATGGAATACACCGAAGGTATTAGTCAGCGAATGAGGGTCCCAGAAAAATTAAAGGTAGCGCCACCAAATGCTGACCTGGAACAAGGATTTCAAGAAGGAGTTTCAAACGCTAGTGTGATTATGCAAGTTCCAGAGAGAATTGTGGTAGCaggtattttatatttgtttataaagtTGTCTGATAAACCTTTATATTACATGTTTTTATGAAAACTTTTggaacttttcaaaatatttagaaaaaggattggggcccactccagtattgttgcctggaaaattccgtggacagaggaccctgatgggctgtagtccatggagttgcaaagagttggatacaactaagcgactgagcacacaggaaaGGGGTTGAGAAATGCAACTTTACATTTTCTTCAAAAAGTTTATTAATTACCATAGTCTGAAATTTCAAATAGTATTTGTTAATAGTTCAAATAATTATTGAAGTATTATTTACGTACATAAAATGTGTGTAATTTTAAAGTGGATAGCCTgatgatttttgacaaaagtatACTCCTATGTAACTCTACCACAGTCCAGATATAGAATGTTTCATTATCCCACCCTGAACAGTTTTTTATTCAGTTCTTACCCCTCAATTTCTGGCAACCATGATCTCCTTTTTATaaccagagatcagatttatCTTTCCCAGAATTTTGTATGAATAGAATGATAACACTATATTATATACTCttgggtctggcttcttttgcttagtGTTAGGTTTTTGAGAGTCTTCAATATTATTGCTTATATTGATTgttcttccattttatttctaatactgTGGATATACCACAATTAGTTTATATATTCACTTGTTGGTGAATATTTGAGTTCCTTTTTTAGTGCTATtaagaataaagctgctatgaagaCACGTGTTTTCATATCTCTTAGGAATGAGTTGCTAGATCACATTATATTATGAACAGCTGTCAAACTATTTTTGAAATTGGTTGTACCCTGCTATGTTCCCATCAGTGACATATGAGTGCTCCATTTGCTCcgcatccttgccagcactttGTATTGTTagcctttttaattttagctattccTGGTGGGTGTGTAGTGGCAAATACATTTGAATAAAaccagtatctttttaaaaacctccCTCCTCTTTATTGTTTTTACTCTCAGGAAATAATGAAGACATTCCATTTTCAAGACCAGCAGATCTTGACCTTATACAGTCAACTCCCTTTAAGCCTCTGGCTCTAAAAACACCACCTCGTGTGCTTACGCTGAGTGAAAGACCACTAGATTTTCTGGATTTAGAAAGACCTGCTCCAACTCCTCAAAATGAAGAAGTAAGTACTAGAGTTTTAACAGTATCTGAATTTGAAATAACATAGACAACAGCAAAAGTGAAAgaggcatctgctgctgctgctgctgctgctgctgctgctgagtcacttcagtcgtgtccgactctgcaatgccatagatggcagcccactaggccactctgtccctgaaattcttcaggcaagagtactggagtgggttgccatttccttctccaatgcacgaaagtgaaaagtgaaagtgaagttgctcagtcatgcccgactcttagcgaccccatagactgcagcctaccaggctcctctatccatgggatttttccaggcaagagtaccagagtggggtgccattgccttctccagaaagaggCATCAAGAGCCTATAAATCATGTCATTAGCAATATGTAATAATATCCTTCTGCATGAACCATTGATTGCTATAAATTCTGGTTTATAAATACTCAAAATATGatactgtgcttttttttttatttaaatatcatatTTCAGGAAAATGACAATTTTGTGGAAGGCATTAACATTCATTGGGTCTTGAAGGAAGAGCTTTTATGGGTAGGAGTCACTTTAAGCAATACAGAAAATTTGGGGAATTTTAGCATGGGAAAAAATTAACGCATCACTTTGTTATAAGAGCTGTCTGGCAGTTGGCGAAAGCTCTTTTTATCCCCTTGACACTACCTATTCT encodes:
- the MFF gene encoding mitochondrial fission factor isoform X13, which codes for MSKRTSNDTSLGRVSGAAFPSPTAAEMAEISRIQYEMEYTEGISQRMRVPEKLKVAPPNADLEQGFQEGVSNASVIMQVPERIVVAGNNEDIPFSRPADLDLIQSTPFKPLALKTPPRVLTLSERPLDFLDLERPAPTPQNEEIRAVGRLKRERSMSENAVRQNGQLVKTDSMYGISNIDAMIEGTSEDMTVVDAASLRRQIIKLNRRLQLLEEENKERAKREMVMYSITVAFWLLNSWLWFRR
- the MFF gene encoding mitochondrial fission factor isoform X12, with the protein product MSKRTSNDTSLGRVSGAAFPSPTAAEMAEISRIQYEMEYTEGISQRMRVPEKLKVAPPNADLEQGFQEGVSNASVIMQVPERIVVAGNNEDIPFSRPADLDLIQSTPFKPLALKTPPRVLTLSERPLDFLDLERPAPTPQNEEIRAVGRLKRERSMSENAVRQNGQLVKTDSIPVLRGGSAAATSNPHHDNVRYGISNIDAMIEGTSEDMTVVDAASLRRQIIKLNRRLQLLEEENKERAKREMVMYSITVAFWLLNSWLWFRR
- the MFF gene encoding mitochondrial fission factor isoform X15 encodes the protein MAEISRIQYEMEYTEGISQRMRVPEKLKVAPPNADLEQGFQEGVSNASVIMQVPERIVVAGNNEDIPFSRPADLDLIQSTPFKPLALKTPPRVLTLSERPLDFLDLERPAPTPQNEEIRAVGRLKRERSMSENAVRQNGQLVKTDSMYGISNIDAMIEGTSEDMTVVDAASLRRQIIKLNRRLQLLEEENKERAKREMVMYSITVAFWLLNSWLWFRR